The Metallibacterium scheffleri region TCGCAATCGCGCTGTCCGTTGCCGCGTGACGCGGGGTGGCGGCGTGCCGGGTCATGGGGCGGCCCGAGAATGGCTCGACGCGAGCCGATCGATGATTTCCCGGACCGTACCGGTTTCGCCCAGTCGCGGGAAAATGCGCGTGATGCTGTTGAGGTGCGCCTCGGGGCTCATGTCGGTCATGGCGTCGATGGCGAGGGCGACGTTGAACCCGAGCTCGTGGGCTTGGCGTGCGGTGGACTCGACGCCGATGCTGGTGGCGACGCCGGCGATCACGACCTGCGTCACGCCCAGCTTCTTCAGGTGCTGCGCGAGGTCCGTACCGGTGAACGCGCCCCAGGTGCGCTTGGTCACCGTGTGGTCTTGCGGCTGCGGGTCGAGCTCGGGGACAAGATCGGCCCATCCGGCGGGAAGCTCGCCCAGGCGGTGCGCCTGTTCGGTCCGGCCCGGCGCGCCGCCGGCCACGTTGACCAGCACTATGGGCAGACCGTGGCCGCGGAATGCATCGGCCAACGCGCGGGCGTTCTGCACGACCGTCGCGAGCGGATGCGCGGCGGGTAGCGCGACGATGCCTTTTTGCAAGTCGATGACGATGAGCGCGATGTGCGCGTCAAGCGTGGTGAGGGCCATGCGTTTCTCCTGAGGGTGATTGGGATGATGCCGGGCCGGCATGGGGCGACGCGGCGTTCGCCGGCGAATCGACCAGACGTTTGAGCAGCTCGACGGCATTTGCCAGTTGCTCCTGTTCGGCGGCCGCGAGGCTTGAGCGGATGACACGGAACAGCCAGTCCTCGCGTGCCGCCCGGCTGGTCTTGATCATTTCCCGGCAGGCCGGTGTGAGCGACAAAATGGTTTGCCGCCCATCGGCCGGATCTGCCGCGCCGCGCAGCAGACCGGCACCCAGCAGGACGGAAATCGTGGCCCCCATGGATTGCGGACGCACGCCCTCGGCGCGCGCGAGGCTGCTCACCGTGGCCGGGCCATCACGCTCCAGGCGACCGAGCACGGACATCTGCGACCAGGTGACATCGCCCGGATGCGCCTGCTCACGCAGCCGTCGGCCGAGTTGACCGACCACGACACGCAGCGCAGCCGCCACCCTGGCGGCGCGTGCGGTTCCGGAATCACTCGCTGGTGGGTTCATGCCGAGCCTGGTTTATATGAAGCCAGACTTCAAAGTTTACCTTAATACATCGCTGCCCTATGCGCGCGTGACCCTTGCGTGCGACGGCGCGGGCTGGCGGCACGTGCTGCATGGCGCGTGCAACGAGTAGACAAGCCATTTGCGCGGGGTGTAAGGAATCCGGTGCGCGCCGCGACCAAGGCTTGGCGACGCATTCCTTCAGCGCGCGCCAAGCCGAACTGCAGCGGTCATTCGGCCGCATTCAACTCACCCGACTTGCATCACTCCAATCGAGGATATCCAGCATGAACAAGCATCAATTTCTCAGCATGACCGCGGCTTCCCTGATCGCCGCCGGCGCCTTGGCCGCCGCGCCGGCATCGCATGCCGCCAGCATGGAGAAGTGCTTTGGCGTCGCCACGGCCCACCACAACGATTGCGCGGGCATCTCCGGGCTGCACTCGTGCAAGGGCTCGTCCCCGAACAACTACAACCCTGGCGATTTCCGCGTGGTGCCCACCGGCACCTGCGAAAAGCTGGGCGGTCTGGACATGGCCCAGGCGAAGACGATCTTGAAGAACCCGGCCGAGGTCAAGGCATTCGAGGCCAGGATGGAGGCGAAGGCCAAGGGCTGAACCCTATCGCCCCGGGTTGCGCGCCGCTGTCACGGTGGCGCGGCGGCCCGGGGCGAGCATCGGGTTCGCGCGGCTTGCCGGAAGTCGCCCATGCCCCTCGCATTCACCGGCGGAGATCATCGATGAACACCCCAGTATCCGCGGCCACCGCCACGCGTGGCCTTGTTGTTGTACACCGCGCCTGGCGCGGGTTGGAGCACGTCCTCGAATGGGCGCAAGCGCCGGCCTTGCTGGCGGCACGGGCCTATGTGGCCTGGGTCTTTTTCCTGTCCGGGCTGCAAAGCCTGCGCGATTGGCCGGCCACGCTGTGGTTGTACGAAAACTGTTTTCACGTGGCGCTGCTGCCGCCCGCCGCGGCGGCCGTGGCCGGCACCGCCGGCGAAGTGCTGCTGCCGCCGCTGCTGGCGCTGGGACTGTATGGGCGCTTCGGCGCACTGGGCCTGTTCGTGGTCAATATCGTGGCGCTGTTGTCTTATCTACATGCGCTGCAGACGCCGGCGATCATGTTCCACTTCATCTGGGGCATCCTGCTGTTGCTGGTGGCGCTGTGGGGTCCGGGCGCCTGGTCGCTCGATGCGTGGCACGCGCGGCGGGCACGCGGCATGGCGCCAGCGTGAGGGCTCCCGGTGTGCTGCGCATCATTGCCGGCGCATCATCGGAATGCTGGTGTTGCCGTGGCGCGTGGCCAGATGCGGAATGCCAGCGCTGCGATCGATCCATCGCTGGCGAGCGTTGAGGTTTCGCCGTCTTCGCAGCAGCGGGCTCAGCGATCGACCATCGCCATCAGCTTCTCGTTGTAGCGGGTGCCGGAGATTGTCCCGCTCGGCAAGGCATCATCGAGTGCCTGCAAGCGCGCGGCGTCCAGCGTGATGGCGGCGGCGGCGACATTTTCCTGCAGATAGGTCCGCCGCTTGGTGCCCGGGATGGGCACGATGTCCGCGCCCTTGTGCAGCAGCCACGCGAGCGCGATTTGCCCAGGTTGCGCATGCAGTTCCCTGGCGATGTCACGCAGCGTCTGCGTTGCCTGCACATTGGCATCGTAGTTCGCGCCCTGGTAGCGCGGGTCGTTGCGGCGGAAATCATCCTCTGGATAGTCCTCCGCGCGCTTGACCGTGCCGGCCAGAAAGCCCCGGCCGAGTGGTGCGAACGGCACCAGGCCGATGCCAAGCTCGCGCAGCACGGGCAGTACATCGCGTTCCAGATTGCGTTCCCACAAGGAGTATTCGCTCTGCAATGCGGATACCGGATGGGCTGCATGGGCGCGGCGGATATTGTCCACACCGGCCTCGGAAAGGCCGAAATAACGAACCTTCCCTTCCTTCACCAACTCGCCGACGGTGCCGGCCACATCTTCGATGGGCACGCTGTGATCGACGCGGTGCTGGTACAGCAGATCGATGTAATCGGTGCGCAATCGCTGCAAGGAACCCGCGACAGCCTGGCGAATATGTTCGGGTCGGCTGTCGGTCCCAATGCTTTTGCCATGCTCGATCTTGAAGCCGAATTTGGTCGCGATCACCACCTGATCACGCTTGCCGGCGAGCGCACGGCCCAGCAGCTCTTCGTTGGCGAAGGGTCCGTAGACCTCGGCGGTGTCGAGGAAGGTGCAGCCGAGTTCGATCGCTCGATGCAGTGTGGCGATCGATTCCGCCGCGTCCGCTGGACCGTAGGATTGGCTCATGCCCATGCAGCCCAGGCCGATGGCCGCAACGGCGAGGCCCTGGCTGCCAAGTTTTCTTGAGTGCAATGTCATGGCGATCTCCGACAAAGCGTCATGATATCCGCGCACGCCAGGATCCCGGGCTACGGCGCAATCCTGGCAGCGGTGCACATCGGGTTACGGCTGGGGTGGGTGCGACGCGGATATCGCGCGATCCAGCGCTGCACGCGGCAACCGCAAGCAGCGGAAGGCGCATCAGGGCATGGGCAGCGATCCGTCCGGTGCGGCCACGCGCAGCATTGCGGGCAGGCGCGTGATGCGCAGCTGGTCACCGCTCCACGTCACCGGCTGACCATCAAGCATGGTGGCGCCGGGCGCTGCGGCATACGGCCAGGTGAGCACCAGGCCGCCGGGTGGCATGGCGCTCCCGGCAGGAATCTGCAGCTGCACGCTGCCATCGACCGCGCGCCAGTAGTGGTAGCTCAGGCTGCCCCAGGGTGTACGCAAGCCCTCGATGCGGATGCCGCCGTCCTCCAGCCACTGCGGCGGCACGCCGGCGGCCAGCACCAGCGCGTGATCGCGGTGGCGCTGATAGGCCAGCATGTCCAGCGCGCTGCGCAGGAAGTCGCTGGCCACCCAGGCGTGCGGCATGTCACCGATGAAGTGCGGTGCGTCGGCATCGCGCCACACCACTTCGGCCCATTGGTGCCAGGCGGTGGGGCGCTGTCCGGCGAAGAAGAAGCGCAGCAGCGCGGGGATGCGCGCGCGCCAGCCCAGGCGCACGAAGGCATCGACGTTGCGCCATTCGTAGGGCGTGTAATCGCGCCAGGGTGCGTGCCCGTCGCTGCGCACCTCGAAATTGCGCCAGTAGCGTGCGAAGGTATCGCGCAGCAGATCCTGCGGCAGTGCGTGCTGCACTCCCACGGGCGACAGCGCGATGGTGGTGGAGGTGGGGTCGAAGTCGCCGAGGTCGGCACTGCCGGCGATGTAGTCGATGTGGTGCCAGCGCGCGGCGTTGCGGATCGAGGCAAAGAAATCTTTCTGAAAGTCATCGGCAGCGCGCGCGATGGCCTGCTGTTGCCGCGCATGGCCGAGTTGTCCGGCCAGCCAGGCCGCATCGCGGTAGCCGCGCAGCGACCAGAAGTCGTCCCAGTATGAGTGCATGGGCTTGGCCGAGTAGCCCTCGTGGCTGATCGAGCGCGGCATCAGACCGTAGTACAGAGTGCGCTCGCCATGCCGGTAGGCTGCGGTTTTCTGCGTGGCGCGCAGCGTGTTCATGTAGCGCACCGCAGATTCGACATGCGGCCAGAGCTGGCGTGCGATCGCGAGGTCATGGGTGTAGCGCGTGTACTCGGCGATGGCGAAGATCAACTCGCCCTGTGAGTCGTTCTCGGGCGTGGGATCGGCGCCCTTCCAGTCCACGCAGCACGGCACCTTGCCGGTACTGAACTGATGCGGGGCGTACCAGAGCAGGTAATCGCGCACGGCCCGCGCATCGCCCATGCGCAGCAATGCCTCGCTCATCATGGCCCCGTCGCGGATCCAGCTGCGCGCGTAGCTGCGCGGACCGGGCTGCAGCGCGGCGCCGTCGCGGTCCAGCAGCACCTGCCAC contains the following coding sequences:
- a CDS encoding cysteine hydrolase family protein encodes the protein MALTTLDAHIALIVIDLQKGIVALPAAHPLATVVQNARALADAFRGHGLPIVLVNVAGGAPGRTEQAHRLGELPAGWADLVPELDPQPQDHTVTKRTWGAFTGTDLAQHLKKLGVTQVVIAGVATSIGVESTARQAHELGFNVALAIDAMTDMSPEAHLNSITRIFPRLGETGTVREIIDRLASSHSRAAP
- a CDS encoding MarR family winged helix-turn-helix transcriptional regulator encodes the protein MAAALRVVVGQLGRRLREQAHPGDVTWSQMSVLGRLERDGPATVSSLARAEGVRPQSMGATISVLLGAGLLRGAADPADGRQTILSLTPACREMIKTSRAAREDWLFRVIRSSLAAAEQEQLANAVELLKRLVDSPANAASPHAGPASSQSPSGETHGPHHA
- a CDS encoding DUF2282 domain-containing protein, yielding MNKHQFLSMTAASLIAAGALAAAPASHAASMEKCFGVATAHHNDCAGISGLHSCKGSSPNNYNPGDFRVVPTGTCEKLGGLDMAQAKTILKNPAEVKAFEARMEAKAKG
- a CDS encoding DoxX family protein → MNTPVSAATATRGLVVVHRAWRGLEHVLEWAQAPALLAARAYVAWVFFLSGLQSLRDWPATLWLYENCFHVALLPPAAAAVAGTAGEVLLPPLLALGLYGRFGALGLFVVNIVALLSYLHALQTPAIMFHFIWGILLLLVALWGPGAWSLDAWHARRARGMAPA
- a CDS encoding aldo/keto reductase, translated to MHSRKLGSQGLAVAAIGLGCMGMSQSYGPADAAESIATLHRAIELGCTFLDTAEVYGPFANEELLGRALAGKRDQVVIATKFGFKIEHGKSIGTDSRPEHIRQAVAGSLQRLRTDYIDLLYQHRVDHSVPIEDVAGTVGELVKEGKVRYFGLSEAGVDNIRRAHAAHPVSALQSEYSLWERNLERDVLPVLRELGIGLVPFAPLGRGFLAGTVKRAEDYPEDDFRRNDPRYQGANYDANVQATQTLRDIARELHAQPGQIALAWLLHKGADIVPIPGTKRRTYLQENVAAAAITLDAARLQALDDALPSGTISGTRYNEKLMAMVDR